A DNA window from Mastomys coucha isolate ucsf_1 unplaced genomic scaffold, UCSF_Mcou_1 pScaffold21, whole genome shotgun sequence contains the following coding sequences:
- the LOC116100390 gene encoding LOW QUALITY PROTEIN: carcinoembryonic antigen-related cell adhesion molecule 3-like (The sequence of the model RefSeq protein was modified relative to this genomic sequence to represent the inferred CDS: deleted 1 base in 1 codon; substituted 1 base at 1 genomic stop codon), translated as MMESVVLSCKDCTTCLTVSLLICWLLSTTSQFTIKSVSPIAVEMENFPLFVYNLKNVKAFSWYTGVTMLKDYEIASHVIATNFTVVGLAHSGRETVLNNGSLLIKSVTRKDSGYCTLXSLDATSRPEVISAEFFVHSPLICYKKQLIPSQLTIGLVPHSVEESINIVLWVFNLPVKLQGFVWHKGVFLLDHLRIASPSFLTNSTMLGLAYYDIVTVCKDGSQLLLNVEKKDPRFYTLQTISLNLKSELAILDLQVNSK; from the exons ATGATGGAATctgttgtactttcctgtaaagATTGTACTACCTGCCTCACAG TCTCCCTTTTAATCTGTTGGCTGCTTTCCACTACTTCCCAGTTCACCATTAAATCAGTGTCTCCCATTGCtgttgaaatggaaaattttcctCTGTTTGTGTATAACCTGAAGAATGTTAAAGCCTTTTCCTGGTACACAGGAGTTACCATGCTCAAGGACTATGAAATTGCAAGTCATGTGATAGCTACCAATTTTACTGTAGTGGGGCTTGCACACAGTGGTAGAGAGACAGTGCTCAACAATGGCTCTCTGCTGATCAAGAGTGTCACCAGAAAAGATTCAGGATACTGCACTCTATGATCACTTGATGCAACC TCAAGACCGGAAGTAATAAGTGCAGAATTCTTTGTACACAGT ccACTTATATGCTACAAGAAGCAACTTATCCCTTCTCAACTTACAATTGGGTTAGTGCCACATAGTGTTGAAGAAAGCATAAATATTGTTCTGTGGGTTTTTAATCTTCCAGTGAAGCTTCAAGGCTTTGTCTGGCACAAAGGAGTATTTCTACTTGACCATTTGAGGATAGCAAGCCCTTCATTCCTCACCAATTCAACCATGCTGGGTCTTGCATATTATGACATAGTGACAGTATGCAAAGATGGATCCCAGCTTCTCTTGAATGTCGAGAAGAAAGACCCACGGTTTTACACACTACAAACCATATCTCTCAATTTGAAGTCAGAATTGGCCATTTTGGACCTCCAAGTAAACAGTAAATGA